CAAAAAGCCTGGGATTTTGGCTTGAACTGAAACAGGAATTCCAGGCCTGTGGGCAGAGGCTAGGTAAGGATGCTCAGGGCAGGTAAGGCTAACAGCGCACTAGGTTCTGACAGGGAATCTGGGTATAAATGCTGTGTAAGGCAGtgcaaaaaaagcacaaagactAACCTGCAGTGCTCTTGggcaaaaagcaaagaggagaggtGCCTGAGCTGTGGTCTCCAGTTTTAGATAAGGGCAGATTGTTAAAATTCATCTGATCTACTTGGACTCTGACAACTCTGCTTCTCTGTTAAGCAGAGGTATCTAATACTTCCAGTGTGATGATTTCAGGATCACTAAATTAAGAACAACAACACAGTTTCCTCTGTGCATTAGCCTAAAGAGTAAATATGCAAAATTGAAGTATATTTCATCGAACAACTAGAACAACTATCAACTTGtgcaaataaaatgcaagatgcaaaatatttaaataggtttatttttatttcactgcagGTTTGAATGATAAAGCAACAAAGGAGGCTTGCGTTTCTGTGAGGAGTCAGAAATCATGTGGAAACAGAATCAGAAAtaagacagagaaaatgagaatgaaaagaaGTTACCACTCACACATGGATGCACTGTTTTATGAACAACATTATACAACATAGCTGCATTCACAGTTATTCATGGTCATGGAAGGGTGGCATAATCTgcacaaaacaaacccacaactaGTGCAAGACAGGCAACAAGAGAATGCATTCGCCTTTGAAAAGCACAGCCACTTCTAGGTTTTCTAATAGCACTAAATGGCAATGGGAAAATGGAAACTGAGCTAAGCTGCCCTCATGCTTCATCACACGATTCTGCAGTAGAACAGTGTATTGGAAAGTAGGACTAGGCATAATCCATACCCAGGACTAATAAAGAGTTTACtgtaaatttttctttaaaggctGTCATGTCCCCTATGTTAGCTACATATAGCTGTCTTAAGACCATCACTTTTTATTCATCCCAGGTTGCCAGTACAGTCAATAACAGGAAAAGTGTTAGATTTTTTGTCCCTCATACAAGTATTGCAGCCCTGGctgacataaatattttctttgttcattcTACAGCACGGGAATTTCCAAACCAGTAAGTCCCTGCATAAATAATGCAAAGCCACGTTATTTCACTGACTACTGAGGAAAGTAGTATCTCAAGGCCAAATCCTGAACCCATTAAAGCCAACGAAAATCCCAGTCTGTTAGAGTAGGATCAAATATTGAACATATTGGAATCAATGGGAATTGTTATTCACATCTTTGTAGAAATTTATtctaatctttttttaattgaaaaagttGATCCAAGCTTGAATACTTCTTATGATTAGCCAATCATGCCTTAGGATTTCTTCTAGAAACTTCAGCACACATCTCTGCATGTTCTTCTGGAACttagagagaaaaacatttcccGGAGAAGTAAAAAAGCTACCCAGGCAGAAAATTGTAGTTGTTACTTCTTTAACTTACACAAATACAATGTATGACTTTGCTAGGCATGAAATATCATTGAGTGCAAAAGCTCAATGGAAAAGTCTGCATAAATATAATTATGTAGAAACCTTGCTTAAAACTATGGTTTTTTAACATTTGCAAAGATCTGCACTTTCTGTAAGAGTGTGCATACATCCAACAATTATCAAGGAAGTTATTTGTTAAAATTCAGCATgagataaataataaataggaaaaatgtTCATTAATTAATGGGGCATGAAAAACAGAGCAGGTGGCAGTTTGCTGTGCTCTAGGCAGGTAGCCCTGGTAACATTTTCTGATAAAGTAGAACACTCAAGAGGGATCAAAGGTATCCTGTCTCATTTTCTCGTTGTTTTAATTGTGAACATGGAATACCTGAACTGCAAACCGTGCAGTGGCAGGAACAGGCAAACTCAGAAATTACTGAGAAATAATCAccatttttaatatcaaaataTCAAATTACTTTGTAGTAAGAATTTGAAAAATCTCAGTGCATTCTTAAGTGTGACAGCCTGTTGGTAAAGTTGTGTGTCCTCTCTAACTGAAAAGGTATCCAAAGACCAAAATCCTTCAGTAGGAATGGCTCTCCACAGAAGCCCATCTATTAATGGGATTGGGGTTTAGAAAGGGTCCTTTCCAGTGATTAATGAAAAGTGCTGTACCGAGGACAGGAGAAGACAAAGAAGGGATGGctggaaagcaaggaaagaagtgtggaaagggagagggaaagaagggaggTTGACTCCTGATTTTAGCACATGAACAGAAGTGGTAGCTCTTACTACCCCTACACCTCTTCACAAAAGGGGCTAAAtataatttcagaaatgttcACAACTTTGAGAATGCtttacagaaattaattaagTCCAGGTATTCAAAAGTATCTGAATATCTATCAGTCATTCAGGAATTTGTCTCACTTATTTTAATGTGAATTAGTATCCTCTCGGGATTTTTAGGCACTTAACCactcttcattttctgtattttctatgAAATGGTATTTCCATATAACATTACCTTGTGCTGTTGATTTTCACTCAAATATGATTCCAAGAGACCTAATTCAGAGTTTGTATGTCTGTGAATTCATCCCTATAAATTCATGCCACGTGAAAACACTCTTATTTAAGTTCAGAAGAGAATCACACTCAAAGTGTCCTTTTTAAGAATGCAGCTCCTATTCAGCTGAACTGTTCTCCAGATGGACTTGAGTCAAACCTACTTTATTGGCTGGGCTCCTGATCCTGCAAGTACACAGTGTTGTAATTGTAACTGCACTAATAATCTCAATGAAAAACTGAAGATGCTGGCAAAAGCTACAGTTATTTAGTGTATTCACTTTCTTCAGGTTTTTGACACTTTCCATCTCCATTGACACTGGAAAGTACTGATGCAACTCCAGATTTCTCTCCCAGTTTGtatgttttcttctccaaaattGCTAATTGAGACGCAGGCACAAAATTATTGCAGTTTAAATTTTATCTAAATTGTCAGTTACATTTGAAAGGTCATGCTCTCAGCCAAGTGTGTGTGCACGCACATGTGTCTTAAACTGATCAGATGTGAATTtattaaggaaaattaaatggaGCTTCTTGAAGCCTTAGTGCAGagtttcctcaaaaaaaaaaaaatctctagaaAGCCAGAGCACGTAGTAATCTCAAGTTCCCTTGAAACGCTCTTTATGGCAGtctttggacttttttttcatcctcagTCAAGTTCTGTTACATCAGTTCATCACAATGGTTACATAAACCTTTATAATAAAGGCTCtaatttttaatagaataaaataTGTTACCTGGATCTATAGTGTTATCCGTGTTTCTCTGACTTCGGCTTGCCAGGTTCATGGTGACATTTGCTGCTCCTTTTTTCACTGGGGCTGGTTTCTTTATAAATGGTTGCACCTGCTTCTGAAATTTGGTGAAGTTGTTCATTGCACTTGCCACCAATATGTCAATATGCTGGGTTAAATTGGTCAAGATAGTTCCTGCTTTTACTTCAAGCACAGATTCAATGAGCTCTTTGAAGCCTCTTTGCAGCAGGGGGACATCTGGCTGAGCAAGTTTAATTAGCACAGGTATACTTGCATTCAGGTTTTGGATGCTGTGATTGGTATCCTGACACAACCCCCAGGCTTCATGAGCAGTTTTGTTCAGAAGTGGAATACTGTTTGAGAAGTGGATTGACTTTGCTTCCAGGGCTCTGATCCTGGAACTCAGTGTCTGGAGCTGAAGCGAGACCAGTTGTTCTTTCTCTGAGGAAGTAGCTTTGGCATTTTTCAGTGAGACACAGTTGTTTGCCAAAAACTTGGACATTTTTGACTCTACACTCAGAAGGCGAATCTCATGGTCCTTTGATTCCTCCACAGAATCAAACAGTTTTTCCTCCAGGCGGCTAATAACTTCTTGCTGATTGTCCACTTTTGAtgatgtttcatttaaaatatagaaaaatctTCTGAAATTGTGCAGGATAATTTTGTCAGACTCTTCATATGGAAGATCAGAAAGAGACTGAGCCACTTTTGAAGTGGATACGTACTTGTTACCAATGAGCAGTGTCTGGAGGGATTCATTCAACTGTTGGAACTGGGGAATGAAAGCTAGGAGGCTGTGCAGCTTCTCAGCTCTGCCACAGCAGACTTCAGTCTCATTTCTTAGAACATGTAGTGTGTCTTTCAGTACATAGTTATCTTGAATAGAATCAATAGCACTGTTTATTACTATCATGGTCTTGTTTAATCCATCTTCTATTTCCATGGAGCATTCATTAATACGATTCTCAAACAGTTCCTGATAAGCTTGAGATTCATTTATAAGTCCTTCTTGAGTTTTGGAAAGCTCCTTAATTGCAGAACTCATTCTGTTAATGACAGTCGTGAGGTTTTTAATCTTCTCATTAATCGCTTCAGCTTGGATTTGTTGTTCATACTCTGAAGTCAGACTGAAAGGTACTCCTTGTTCAATCAAGGGCTGCAAGATCTCCATATCGTAGCACAAATCATTAATTTGCTCATTCATTTTGTCCACTTTACTGTCCAATGGAAGGACCAGGTCAGAGAGACTTTTGTTTAGGACAAGCACATTCTCTTGGGTTGCTGTCAGCTGTGTTTGGAAATTTCTTCTGCTCTCTGACAACATGTCATTGCAGACTCTCAGAACAGAGTCTCTGTGAATTTCCAGTGCAACACTGAGATTGCTAATCTTGCTGTCTTGGACACTTAAGTCATCATAGATCTGCAGCACCATCATTCCTTGCTTCTTAACTTTCTCATGCAGTGTGAACATGAACTCTGTAACATTGTACTCTCTGTCTTTATCTGCTGAAGGGATGTTTTGGCTTGAAGACTGTTCAGCTGATAACAGCTGTTCATGAGCATCTTTAATTTCAGTAAGAGTCCTATTTAAAGATTCATAATAAATGACACTTCTCAACTGTTGATGCTCCAAGTTGTCTTCCAAcgatttctgcttttcctggaaAGCTTTCATAGGTCCGTCACAAGTAAGGGTCATTTCCTCTTTCATCTGCACCATATGACTCTTTAGCTCCAGAATATCAAGCTTTGTTGGCCCACTGCCCATCTCCTGGGCAAATTTTTGTTGTGTTTCATTCAGATGCTTGACTAattcttttgtgttttcaagATCATCTGACAAACTAGACACAATCTTGAAAATTTGAGCCACGCTCCCTTGCATTTCAACTTGAAATGCTTTTAACTGTTCTCTGACAATGTCTTTGATTACTTCATTAATACTTCTTGATTTCAGacctttggggaaaaaaaggagaaatagggAAATAATCAAACCAATTGTGTTAGTGACATCTAAATTTTTCCACAATGTGAGAAAACACAGTGCTGTGCACAAGtgaaacacacacacccccacccAAATTTACTCACCCATATAGCAAAATTTATAGCTTAGGGATGTAGAGGATAGCTAATAGTGTTTGAAGACATGTCCCTGTTTCTACTGAAATCAATAGGAGTTTTGCTATGATTTTGAAAGGGCAAACTCAGACTCCGCATATGTGGTATCTTCTCTGATCTCCTAGCTAAGCTGTTTCTGAGCACTGAAATGAGGACAACTGTGTGCTTTTGTGGCTTGCTTATATGAAAATAATATGTCCTTTCTCCCCAGGGAAAGTTATGAAAACACACCTGCTTTATCATCACTATGGTCAAGAAGAGACAGCATAGATTATTACCTTCCTATTATATTGTATGTGGTAAGTAATAATACAACACACTATAGtgagaaagaagcaaaacaaacagaataacCTTATTGAATATCTGAAGGCAGTAACATGACAACTGCTGTGAAAGGCACACATTTCAAAGATACAGAACTTTAGTTAATCTTGCATGCTACAACTCCTTATAGGACCTAGGAACACCGATTCTGAAAAGCACCAGACACAGGTGAATGTGTGAGAATTCTCCTGTgaataacataaaaatatatctgcCAAAAGAATGGTTTTGTTCAGCAAGCCATAGAGAAGCACAGCGCTTTTTCTGTTCAGGAGATATATTTGAATTACACATGTGTTTCCAgctggaaacagaaacaaagcagttgataatattttctttttgagaacTATAAATGAGTCTCAGTCTTCATTATGTCAGGTAAAAGGGATAGTAAACACCTCTGATACTTGGAGAAACATGTCACTTGTTCAGACTGGTTTCTTTCAAGGCAGGTATAATATTCTAGCCTAGAAAAGAGTCACTTCAGAAATATAGCATGATATTCCCTAAGCAATAAACTCACTTACTGTCAACCAGGATCACAGATATAACAGAAATTTTTGacaaagtataaaaaaaaccaaagggaTAACACTGAGattgtctttattactttaCTTTTTACTACCTGAACAGCAAGTAAATGACTAGGCTGTTGTATACGCATGGATGTTCACATGAATGTGCGCACTTACACACAGAGCTTTGTCAGTGaacttcagtgaagaaaaaacagTAAGATAAGGTGCCTGAGAATAAGGTTGTCCTGGCAGCTGAAAGGAAGAACCAAGATATGAATGCAGAGTAAAATAACAGACACGTAGAGAAACCACTGTAACTGGTGATGTGGTCAGATTATTTTATGATGTTGAAAAAATTCTGTGCTTTAAAAGGCATAATGGCCTGTGAAGAAAAGTTTAATGGCCATGGAAAGAAACAAGATTGCTCTACACTTTTTCTGAGGAATTAATTAAATTTCTTCATCTAAGCAACAAATCTGGATAACAGATTGGCTGATTTCAGGTTGGTAGAACTTGATTAAACAGATAGCCTTGGGTTTCTCTTCTTGCTGTCTAGGACAGCTAGGTACCTGATAAGCAAGTGCTGTTCCAAAACTCACCAGGGGCTGTGGGAGCATGTTTCTCACCAAAAAGACTAGACTTAAACCTGTGTTGTAGGTGACAACTGAGCATATTCTTAAGCCTGAGCTGAGAATACACATGAGCACACTCATAGGTGTAACTCAAGTTCTCTGATGCTCATTTTGGAATGGAAAGGTCCAAACCCCCTGTGAACATTAAAGATTGCTTGTACTTTTTATGAAACTATACATTTTAGTTTTAACTCCCTAGCTGAAATCTAAAGTGAGTAATTACTTTGTGTCAACATATATTCCCTTTGcagtttcatttatttgaagaataatttgcaaaataaatatatgctcACAGGAGACTGAGTTAAGGCTATATATCGAGCTGCAAATGGCATTTCTGACTTGGAAGTGGTTAACACTCCATCATCAAGTTCATTTTTAAAGGAGTGTACTTTTTAATAATGAAGAGGAAGGGAGTCTATAAAAAGGCCCAATGTGGCgtgaaagcaggaagaaagaataGCAGTTTATTAAATTAAAGGGAGAACACTTTTCTAAGGATAAACTAGAAACAGTGGCTTGAGTACTGGAAACAACTTGGAAAATCCACGACAGGTTTCAGTACTCTAGTTAGAGAGGCATATCAGTTACTTCAGTGAGTGTTGCCCTGTTTCAACAGATGACAGTTCTGTAGAACCAAAGAATATTTACAGATGAAACCAAGATATCAGGACTTTGTAAACTGTATTAAATCCTTTGTTCACAGAAAGAGACCTCACTCCCATCAAACCCCAGTACAAAGCTGGGCAGCCAACAGAATTTCTGTGatcagaaaaaagcaaatgaattaTGATTAATGATTAATGATTTATGATGAACAAAGGACCAGGGCACTatagaaagaaatggaaaagtagGGGATGAAGAGAGAAGTCTGAATAGCATGAAGCAACTACAAACTTAACTGTCCTTTGAAAGCACGTTGCTTCAGGATGGTAGTGATAGTGCAGAAAGTTGTGTCTTGCTTCAAGTGAGTTTCTGCAAGTAACCTTTAGCAAATCTGCTCTGTCTACGCTGTACATCAATAGGGCAGCATGGAAACTCctttcagctcctgctgcctctAGGATGCTCTTTGCCCACTTGGGATATGACTGACAGATATTCCCTGCAGAGAAACTGCATTTGCCCTTCGACACTACACATACAAGCCAACAGAAAACCTCGTTCTCTCTGCCCAGCTCCTTTCATTCCTGCTGTTTACCTGTGTACAAGCCAAGAACAACCTGTATTGGAGTGCCCACAATTAGAGTCAAGGAAAGTAGTTGATAGCAACATTTTCATTAGATTTACTTGAGTAGTAGACAGATTGAGAACATAAATCAAAAAGGGGCCAGCAAATGGAGATTTAATCTAAGCAGGTAAAATAAAGAGCACTGCAGGTAAAAACAATTAAGGCTTAAAACACATTTGCAGAGAAGTGTGAAATAATGGGTTTTTTCTACCGCACATTTCAATTAGGTCTTGGGCCCTTAAATATAGATAGGGAATGGAGATGCCAGAGAATAGGATGCAGCAAAAAGACCTCTTGGAATAGTATAAAAATGACAGCTAGAATGAGTGGAAgataaaaaagaatgaagagaaaccagaagggaaatgggaaataTTCGAAGACAAATTAACTGTATGCCCAAGGGTCAAGAATACCATCTAGCAATATGTAGAGAGGTTAAAACAGGTCACTGAGCAAGAGATGGGATAAACTTGATCCAGAGTACAAGACAGCCACCTAGCATGTAACACGAGCAACTCAGGAGACACAGGAAGACTGAAACTACAAGAAACGGGACCACATTTAGTAAATTCAAGGGGAATACAAAAGCACTTACTGTTTCATTTAGTTTTATCTCAATTTATGGATCTCTAGTTCTcttgttgtatttttaaacaatagAAAAGTCCTTTGGATTCTAAAGCATTACCATGCTTTAGCCCCAGATGGCAGCTAAACAGTACACAACTGTTCTCATCTCCCAGTGGGGTGGACAACagaatcaagaaagaaaaggaaaactcttgggttgagataaagacagttttaaaagaacaataaaaggagagatgataatgataaaaaaatacacCTGATCACTGTCCAATGATTAACCTGTCCTGAGCAGTGATTCCAGTGAGTGCAGTGACAGGCAGCGAGTGCAGAGATCATAGCTAGTGCAGAGATCACAGCAAGAAGAACACTGGACACAGAACCTAGATTGCTTACCCGCATCGCAGCTTAATTCCCATTTTATACTGAGCAAAATGTTAAGGCATGGAATATTCCATCGGCCAGTTTGGGTTAGCTGGCCTGGCTGTACACTAATAAAACATGGGAAAATGGAAAATCCTTGATTTCTTaacaactaaaaaaaccaaTGTATTTTCCACATTCTTATACTAAAgttaaaaagcagcagctacTTGGAAGAAAACTAATTGTCTCAGACAAGCATAAATATTACCtggcaacaactaaaacaataTGTGctatcaacattattctcacaCTAAATCCAAAATACAGCAGCCACTGGGAAgcccagctgaaaccaggataAGTGTATAATACAAACAGTTTGAGggaaaaatcctgaaaaatgagaaatacatTGCATatcaaggaaacaaaaccttCAGTCCCCATGTTTGTTAAGCACCACATCTATGTGGATAGCAAACAGATTTTGCTGAAGGATTCAAAAAAATGGATGCATAATTCTGCTGGCAAAGGTCTGCCCAACCTCCTGATCCCTGGCTGTGTCTTTCGTATCTAAAAAATGTCAGTACAGATGTTTATCAAAAGTAGCTTGATATGATCGGAGGCAAATTATCCAGCAGGATGTTTGTCATGCTATAAACACAACCACCACAGAATTTCTTATACATTTTCCTTGCATATGTTAATTATGTATTAAAGAATATTACTTAGactcagcaataaaaaataGAGATAAGAATATCTGTAAAAGCTCTCAGTAACTGGAAATGCCTCAATGGTGGCTTAAGTTACAATGTAGATGATGTACCCAAGAATGTAAATTTTTTGTCACTATAAAAGACACCATAACAAATgttgaaataaacaaaaccctCTATTATGAACTGAAACTAAAAATGCACTTTCCTATAAGTGTTAAGTAATAGAATAGGACAGTTTATGAAtgcttttagcatttttttttctggcatcttTAATTGGTGAATGACTGCATTAACTCCTTTTTCTTACCTTTTAGAAAAGTCTGGAAGTCTCTGTCTTTATCTTCACTGATTTTGCCTTCCAGAGAAGAAAGCATCTTGTTCACATCATTTAGTGCAGCAGCAATGCTGTCAACCTTTTTCTGTAGAGAAGTCAGTTTCATCTCCTGACTGCTAATCTTCTTGTTCATCTTTTCTGTAAGTTCTTGGTCAGAgaacaaaatgagaagaaaaaaaaaaaaaggtagtgtTAAAACTACCTGTAGGGTGGAAAAAAGATAGTATAATTGACTTGAGAGACCTTAGCTGGAAGTGGGGTGAGagtttctgaatttttagtCTTGAGTGAATTATCTTAATTTTTGTCATGTATCATGTATTAGTGAcatccagcagcacagcagtaaCTAATTACTGAAGCATCTGTAGCCATTATAAAGTATTTATAATTCTACAAGAGTATTTTGAATGGTTAACATATTTTAATCAGCATAATGCCATTCTTCCTCCACAGAGCATCCCTACAGGGTATTCAGTTAGCT
The window above is part of the Phaenicophaeus curvirostris isolate KB17595 chromosome 4, BPBGC_Pcur_1.0, whole genome shotgun sequence genome. Proteins encoded here:
- the MMRN1 gene encoding multimerin-1 isoform X1, with the translated sequence MELIFLLLLLHLQSSSTGFNTPRKLWTPGQDGKTQTSHSDLTPSLTTIVGAHDSEIQDAEVSASHGPSFASSGKTLGMKAVKKTSSTTISSSARQSNGLSDSNLDKDKMGNLSSSKGAPLQGNARELPLQQEVTTIQDTATGNRSLKQPYHSTGINSSQQDASSNTSGFETTRGKNWCAYIHSRLVPAVVVDNLETFSSGKVKPCTWHLGSCAQRSQTMTNQAYRIKHKIVTSLEWKCCPGYSGQNCQPKAQEQQLLIHSSQAESSRTVSERTPGAPQDPSGPELTEKMNKKISSQEMKLTSLQKKVDSIAAALNDVNKMLSSLEGKISEDKDRDFQTFLKGLKSRSINEVIKDIVREQLKAFQVEMQGSVAQIFKIVSSLSDDLENTKELVKHLNETQQKFAQEMGSGPTKLDILELKSHMVQMKEEMTLTCDGPMKAFQEKQKSLEDNLEHQQLRSVIYYESLNRTLTEIKDAHEQLLSAEQSSSQNIPSADKDREYNVTEFMFTLHEKVKKQGMMVLQIYDDLSVQDSKISNLSVALEIHRDSVLRVCNDMLSESRRNFQTQLTATQENVLVLNKSLSDLVLPLDSKVDKMNEQINDLCYDMEILQPLIEQGVPFSLTSEYEQQIQAEAINEKIKNLTTVINRMSSAIKELSKTQEGLINESQAYQELFENRINECSMEIEDGLNKTMIVINSAIDSIQDNYVLKDTLHVLRNETEVCCGRAEKLHSLLAFIPQFQQLNESLQTLLIGNKYVSTSKVAQSLSDLPYEESDKIILHNFRRFFYILNETSSKVDNQQEVISRLEEKLFDSVEESKDHEIRLLSVESKMSKFLANNCVSLKNAKATSSEKEQLVSLQLQTLSSRIRALEAKSIHFSNSIPLLNKTAHEAWGLCQDTNHSIQNLNASIPVLIKLAQPDVPLLQRGFKELIESVLEVKAGTILTNLTQHIDILVASAMNNFTKFQKQVQPFIKKPAPVKKGAANVTMNLASRSQRNTDNTIDPGQYSACVSSPCQNGGTCINSREHFICACRHPFGGVNCSMKLVNDNSLSVDFSKGSYRYAPMVAFFASHTYGMTTPGPIRFNNLDVNYGASFAPATGKFHVPYLGVYVFEYTIESFSPRVSGYLVIDGIDKLTFQAENINSNKYTDRVITGNALLELNYGQEVWLRLATGSIPAKYPPVTTFSGYLLYRT
- the MMRN1 gene encoding multimerin-1 isoform X2, which codes for MELIFLLLLLHLQSSSTGFNTPRKLWTPGQDGKTQTSHSDLTPSLTTIVGAHDSEIQDAEVSASHGPSFASSGKTLGMKAVKKTSSTTISSSARQSNGLSDSNLDKDKMGNLSSSKGAPLQGNARELPLQQEVTTIQDTATGNRSLKQPYHSTGINSSQQDASSNTSGFETTRGKNWCAYIHSRLVPAVVVDNLETFSSGKVKPCTWHLGSCAQRSQTMTNQAYRIKHKIVTSLEWKCCPGYSGQNCQPKAQEQQLLIHSSQAESSRTVSERTPGAPQDPSGPEKMNKKISSQEMKLTSLQKKVDSIAAALNDVNKMLSSLEGKISEDKDRDFQTFLKGLKSRSINEVIKDIVREQLKAFQVEMQGSVAQIFKIVSSLSDDLENTKELVKHLNETQQKFAQEMGSGPTKLDILELKSHMVQMKEEMTLTCDGPMKAFQEKQKSLEDNLEHQQLRSVIYYESLNRTLTEIKDAHEQLLSAEQSSSQNIPSADKDREYNVTEFMFTLHEKVKKQGMMVLQIYDDLSVQDSKISNLSVALEIHRDSVLRVCNDMLSESRRNFQTQLTATQENVLVLNKSLSDLVLPLDSKVDKMNEQINDLCYDMEILQPLIEQGVPFSLTSEYEQQIQAEAINEKIKNLTTVINRMSSAIKELSKTQEGLINESQAYQELFENRINECSMEIEDGLNKTMIVINSAIDSIQDNYVLKDTLHVLRNETEVCCGRAEKLHSLLAFIPQFQQLNESLQTLLIGNKYVSTSKVAQSLSDLPYEESDKIILHNFRRFFYILNETSSKVDNQQEVISRLEEKLFDSVEESKDHEIRLLSVESKMSKFLANNCVSLKNAKATSSEKEQLVSLQLQTLSSRIRALEAKSIHFSNSIPLLNKTAHEAWGLCQDTNHSIQNLNASIPVLIKLAQPDVPLLQRGFKELIESVLEVKAGTILTNLTQHIDILVASAMNNFTKFQKQVQPFIKKPAPVKKGAANVTMNLASRSQRNTDNTIDPGQYSACVSSPCQNGGTCINSREHFICACRHPFGGVNCSMKLVNDNSLSVDFSKGSYRYAPMVAFFASHTYGMTTPGPIRFNNLDVNYGASFAPATGKFHVPYLGVYVFEYTIESFSPRVSGYLVIDGIDKLTFQAENINSNKYTDRVITGNALLELNYGQEVWLRLATGSIPAKYPPVTTFSGYLLYRT